A single region of the Rhodococcus sp. W8901 genome encodes:
- a CDS encoding adenosine deaminase yields MAALPFAELHMHIEGALGPELIFALAERNRMHLPYVDLADLESRYEFTDLQSFLDLYYANMAVLRTAEDFADLTRDYLRRAAAAGVRHAEIFFDPQAHVSRGVPLQVVLDGILDALAASEREFGVSSGLIAAFLRDQPVHDAEEVLAEILRLQAPIIGVGLDSAEVGYPPTLFEDVFAHARAEGLHVVAHAGEEGPPEYIWQALDLLGAERIDHGVRCLEDQALVQRLVDEEIPLTVCPLSNVRLRVVDTIAEHPLRTMLRAGLRVTVNSDDPAYFGGDVGENFAQLRAGIGLTDDEVETLARNSIEASFASPARKAELLRT; encoded by the coding sequence ATGGCCGCGTTGCCGTTCGCGGAGTTGCACATGCACATCGAGGGGGCTCTCGGCCCGGAGCTGATCTTCGCGTTGGCCGAGCGCAACCGCATGCACCTGCCCTACGTGGACCTGGCCGATCTCGAATCGCGCTACGAGTTCACCGATCTGCAGTCGTTCCTCGACCTGTACTACGCGAACATGGCGGTGCTGCGGACGGCGGAGGACTTCGCCGACCTCACCCGGGACTACCTGCGCCGTGCGGCCGCCGCGGGAGTGCGGCACGCGGAGATCTTCTTCGACCCGCAGGCCCACGTCTCGCGCGGTGTTCCGCTGCAGGTGGTGCTGGACGGGATCCTCGACGCGCTCGCCGCCAGTGAGCGGGAGTTCGGCGTGAGCAGCGGCCTGATCGCGGCGTTCCTGCGCGACCAACCCGTGCACGACGCGGAGGAGGTGCTCGCGGAGATCCTGAGACTGCAGGCGCCGATCATCGGCGTCGGACTCGATTCCGCGGAGGTCGGCTACCCGCCGACGCTGTTCGAGGACGTCTTCGCCCACGCCCGCGCCGAGGGTCTGCACGTGGTGGCGCACGCCGGCGAGGAGGGCCCGCCCGAATATATCTGGCAGGCATTGGATCTCCTCGGCGCCGAGCGGATCGACCACGGTGTGCGCTGTCTCGAGGACCAGGCACTCGTGCAGCGTCTGGTGGACGAGGAGATCCCCCTGACCGTGTGCCCGCTGTCGAATGTCCGTCTGCGCGTGGTGGATACGATCGCCGAACATCCCCTGCGCACGATGCTGCGCGCGGGTCTGCGGGTGACCGTCAACTCCGACGACCCCGCCTACTTCGGCGGTGACGTGGGCGAGAACTTCGCACAGCTGCGGGCCGGGATCGGGTTGACCGACGACGAGGTCGAGACGCTGGCACGCAACTCGATCGAGGCGTCCTTCGCGTCGCCCGCCCGCAAGGCCGAACTGCTCCGCACCTAG
- a CDS encoding Dps family protein, producing MTNFTVPGLTADQGATVANTLQNRLSAYNDLHLTLKHIHWNVVGPNFIGVHEMIDPQVDLVRGFADAVAERIAALGASPQGTPGAIEKDRSWDDYSVGRDSAQAHLAALDLVYTGVIEHNRKAIAKVGEIDPITEDMLIGQTAELEKFQWFVRAHLENSGGRLANEGEPTEKKAAAAVR from the coding sequence ATGACGAACTTCACCGTTCCCGGACTGACCGCAGACCAGGGCGCCACGGTCGCGAACACGCTCCAGAATCGACTCAGCGCCTACAACGACCTCCACCTGACGCTCAAGCACATCCACTGGAACGTCGTGGGCCCCAACTTCATCGGCGTCCACGAGATGATCGACCCGCAGGTGGACCTGGTCCGCGGCTTCGCCGACGCGGTCGCCGAACGGATCGCAGCGTTGGGTGCCTCCCCCCAGGGCACGCCCGGCGCCATCGAGAAGGACCGGTCGTGGGACGACTACTCCGTCGGGCGCGACAGCGCCCAGGCGCACCTCGCTGCTCTCGATCTCGTGTACACCGGCGTGATCGAGCACAATCGGAAGGCGATTGCGAAGGTCGGCGAGATCGACCCGATCACCGAGGACATGCTGATCGGTCAGACCGCGGAACTGGAGAAGTTCCAGTGGTTCGTCCGTGCCCACCTCGAGAACTCCGGGGGCCGTCTGGCCAACGAGGGCGAGCCCACCGAGAAGAAGGCCGCGGCCGCCGTGCGCTGA
- a CDS encoding TetR/AcrR family transcriptional regulator — protein MLNRLPAEERRAQLVEAALSIAERGGIAAVTIRAVAEEAGVSLGVVHYCFESKEALVAAMAESLVLQLSAGMRESFASVWDSQELNGLRDLREVLHTGLTGMWPLVEATADRQLLTYEITAYALRHRAAGAPLAGSVADEQYRTMDIEATVFLQESARRTGTTWTEPVEAIARFALAVIDGIVLRWLVDRDSNAIITELDDLVRIVASKAVDADPDLDNRSGE, from the coding sequence ATGTTGAATCGGCTTCCAGCGGAAGAACGCCGCGCCCAACTCGTCGAAGCGGCGCTGTCCATCGCCGAACGCGGCGGGATCGCAGCGGTGACGATCCGTGCTGTCGCGGAGGAAGCGGGCGTCTCGCTCGGCGTGGTGCACTACTGCTTCGAGAGCAAGGAAGCCCTGGTCGCGGCCATGGCCGAGAGTCTGGTGCTGCAGCTGAGCGCCGGGATGCGCGAGTCGTTCGCGTCGGTGTGGGACTCGCAGGAGTTGAACGGTCTGCGGGATCTGCGCGAGGTGCTGCACACCGGGCTGACCGGGATGTGGCCGCTGGTCGAGGCCACCGCGGATCGCCAGTTGCTCACGTACGAGATCACCGCATACGCGCTGCGCCACCGCGCGGCGGGCGCGCCGCTCGCCGGGAGTGTCGCGGACGAGCAGTACCGAACCATGGACATCGAGGCCACGGTGTTCCTTCAGGAGAGCGCCCGCAGGACCGGGACCACGTGGACCGAACCGGTCGAGGCGATCGCGCGGTTCGCCCTCGCCGTCATCGACGGCATCGTCCTGCGCTGGCTCGTCGACCGCGACAGCAATGCCATCATCACCGAGCTCGACGATCTGGTGCGCATCGTCGCGAGCAAGGCGGTCGACGCGGACCCAGACCTGGACAATCGTTCAGGAGAGTGA
- a CDS encoding amidase family protein produces MPTGPNSPRLDRRSFLRAGAFGAAVGGATLLAGCGDDLRDPGVPPLPGGDTKPADTATWRLQGDPLIAGSGSGPLAGRTVAVTDLFAVEGQRVGAGNPRWLGLAPTETTTADSISRLLGQGAAVAGITQTVDFGFGHSGVNAAYGTPANPAASGRIPGGATSGAATAVALGSASVGLGPDTIGSVLIPASYQGLWGFGPTHGTVSVLGMMPLSKTLDRVGWVCADPTTLIAVGDALLPPASASPFGAAVTAPGVTAVADEHVQPAVREALASWRRSALPPLSEQDLDIAELPDWYDAVTTVQGYEAWQQHGAWVSTAVGSVGDEARANFLAASKISESTYRRSLDELGAAGRSVRDYLGSRVLVMPTAASPAPSTADDPGNVLVAEKLRTTGMLVAVAAVAGLPTVTVPVTSPGGLPVGLSLVGPPGRDRDLLALAGRMAGTGIAARS; encoded by the coding sequence GTGCCGACCGGACCGAACTCCCCTCGCCTCGACCGTCGTTCGTTCCTGCGGGCCGGCGCGTTCGGCGCCGCGGTGGGCGGCGCGACGCTGCTCGCGGGATGTGGCGACGACCTCCGCGACCCCGGCGTGCCGCCACTACCCGGCGGGGACACCAAGCCCGCCGACACCGCGACGTGGCGACTCCAGGGCGATCCGCTGATCGCAGGTAGCGGTTCCGGGCCGCTCGCGGGCCGTACGGTCGCCGTGACCGACCTGTTCGCCGTCGAGGGCCAGCGGGTCGGCGCGGGCAATCCCCGATGGCTGGGGCTGGCGCCCACCGAGACGACCACCGCCGACAGCATCTCCCGCCTGCTCGGGCAGGGCGCCGCCGTTGCCGGAATCACGCAGACCGTCGACTTCGGCTTCGGCCACTCCGGCGTGAACGCGGCCTACGGGACGCCGGCCAATCCCGCCGCGTCCGGCCGCATTCCGGGAGGCGCGACCTCGGGGGCGGCCACCGCCGTCGCGCTCGGCAGCGCGTCCGTCGGATTGGGCCCCGACACCATCGGATCCGTCCTGATCCCTGCCTCCTATCAAGGGCTGTGGGGTTTCGGCCCGACGCACGGCACCGTCTCGGTACTCGGCATGATGCCGCTCTCGAAGACCCTCGATCGGGTCGGTTGGGTGTGCGCCGACCCGACGACCCTGATCGCCGTCGGCGACGCGCTGCTCCCCCCGGCGTCGGCGAGTCCGTTCGGCGCGGCGGTGACGGCGCCCGGCGTGACCGCCGTCGCCGACGAGCACGTCCAACCCGCGGTCCGGGAGGCGCTCGCATCATGGAGGCGGTCGGCGCTACCGCCGTTGTCGGAGCAGGACCTCGACATCGCGGAACTCCCCGACTGGTACGACGCCGTGACCACCGTGCAGGGCTACGAGGCGTGGCAGCAACACGGCGCCTGGGTGTCGACGGCCGTCGGGTCGGTCGGCGACGAGGCCCGCGCGAACTTCCTCGCGGCGTCGAAGATCTCCGAATCCACGTATCGGCGCAGCCTCGACGAACTCGGCGCCGCGGGCCGCTCCGTCCGCGACTACCTGGGCTCCCGTGTCCTCGTCATGCCAACGGCGGCGTCCCCGGCACCGTCGACCGCCGACGATCCCGGCAATGTCCTTGTCGCGGAGAAGCTTCGGACCACCGGGATGCTCGTCGCAGTTGCGGCCGTCGCGGGACTGCCCACGGTGACCGTGCCCGTGACCTCGCCGGGTGGCCTGCCGGTGGGCCTGTCCCTGGTGGGTCCACCCGGCCGGGACCGGGACCTGCTCGCACTGGCGGGCCGGATGGCCGGCACCGGAATCGCCGCCCGCTCCTGA
- a CDS encoding D-arabinono-1,4-lactone oxidase, with amino-acid sequence MAQDTWRNWAGTHSSTPHRFETPRSVAELSTLVANATERGLRVKAVGAGHSFTGVAVTDGVLVSLDNLAGIESVRTTPAGPVATVMAGTRLRSLNEQLWGRGLAMINLGDIDVQSIAGALSTGTHGTGARFGGLATLIRGLQIVLADGSVVDCSEAENPELYQAARIGLGAFGIITKLDLAVTQAYAMRAVEGPARLDETLDGLAHDLETVDHFEFYWFPHTNRVLTKRNTRLPGDTPLEPVGRIRGFIDDELMSNTLFEGVNRLTSAFPATIPQVNQVSARALSAREFTDRSYRVFASPRRVRFREMEYAVPQEAVKDTLREISNWLDRSDCKIAFPVEVRFAPGDDVWMSTANGRDSAYIAVHQYHRRDHREYFDAVEAIARAVDGRPHWGKMHSRTADDLRPTYARFDDFCTVRDKHDPSRTFDNEYLRQVLA; translated from the coding sequence ATGGCACAGGACACGTGGCGCAACTGGGCGGGGACCCACTCGTCGACACCTCACCGATTCGAAACACCGCGATCGGTAGCCGAGCTGAGCACGCTGGTCGCGAATGCGACCGAGCGGGGATTACGCGTCAAAGCCGTGGGGGCGGGCCATTCGTTCACCGGAGTTGCTGTCACCGACGGCGTTCTGGTGAGCCTCGACAACCTCGCCGGGATCGAATCCGTCCGCACGACGCCGGCGGGTCCGGTCGCGACGGTGATGGCCGGGACTCGCCTGCGCAGCCTCAACGAGCAGCTGTGGGGGCGCGGGCTGGCGATGATCAACCTCGGTGACATCGACGTCCAGTCGATCGCCGGCGCGCTCTCGACCGGCACGCACGGGACGGGAGCGCGGTTCGGTGGGCTCGCGACGCTGATCCGCGGACTGCAGATCGTGCTCGCGGACGGGTCGGTCGTGGATTGCTCCGAGGCCGAGAACCCCGAGCTCTACCAGGCCGCCCGAATCGGCCTCGGCGCGTTCGGCATCATCACCAAACTCGACCTCGCGGTCACCCAGGCCTACGCGATGCGCGCCGTCGAGGGACCGGCGCGACTCGACGAGACGCTCGACGGACTCGCGCACGATCTCGAGACCGTCGACCACTTCGAGTTCTACTGGTTCCCGCACACCAATCGCGTTCTGACGAAGCGGAACACACGACTGCCCGGCGACACGCCGCTCGAACCCGTGGGCCGCATCCGCGGCTTCATCGACGACGAGCTGATGTCGAACACGCTCTTTGAGGGCGTCAACCGGCTGACGTCGGCGTTCCCTGCCACGATTCCGCAGGTCAACCAGGTCAGCGCGCGGGCACTGTCGGCCCGCGAGTTCACCGACCGCAGCTACCGCGTGTTCGCGTCGCCGCGCCGGGTGCGGTTCCGCGAGATGGAGTACGCGGTGCCGCAGGAGGCCGTGAAGGACACCCTCCGGGAGATCTCGAACTGGCTCGACCGGTCCGACTGCAAAATCGCGTTCCCGGTCGAGGTCCGCTTCGCTCCCGGCGACGACGTGTGGATGTCCACCGCGAACGGCCGCGACAGCGCCTACATCGCCGTGCACCAGTACCACCGCCGCGATCACCGCGAGTACTTCGACGCGGTGGAGGCGATCGCCCGCGCGGTCGACGGCCGTCCGCACTGGGGCAAGATGCACAGCCGCACCGCGGACGACCTGCGCCCCACGTACGCCCGGTTCGACGATTTCTGCACGGTCCGCGACAAGCACGACCCGTCGCGAACGTTCGACAACGAGTACCTCCGCCAGGTTCTCGCCTGA
- a CDS encoding ArsR/SmtB family transcription factor: MSESDADMYDQLARTAKAMANGKRLALLELMAQGEQSVETLARGASLKVTSASSHLQILKSAGLVRTRREGTTIFYRLAGLDVARLYVSMKDVGAAHLPGLAHGEGTEFSDELATQMRSGSVVVLDVRPHAEFTAGHLPGAVSIPLDELGARADELPVRTHVVVYCRGELCGMARDAADLLRQRGLSAAALDEGILEWRASGIELAGTAGDAS, encoded by the coding sequence ATGAGTGAGTCCGATGCGGACATGTACGACCAACTCGCACGCACAGCGAAGGCGATGGCGAACGGCAAGAGGCTGGCACTACTCGAGTTGATGGCGCAGGGCGAGCAGTCCGTCGAGACCCTCGCTCGGGGAGCGTCGCTCAAGGTGACGAGCGCGTCCTCGCACCTGCAGATCCTCAAGAGTGCCGGCCTGGTGCGCACGCGGCGCGAGGGCACCACGATCTTCTACCGGCTCGCCGGGCTCGACGTCGCGCGGCTGTACGTGTCGATGAAGGACGTCGGTGCGGCGCACCTGCCCGGACTCGCGCACGGCGAGGGGACCGAGTTCTCCGACGAGCTTGCGACGCAGATGCGTTCCGGATCCGTCGTCGTTCTCGACGTCCGGCCGCACGCGGAGTTCACGGCGGGACACCTGCCCGGCGCGGTATCCATCCCGCTCGACGAGCTCGGCGCGCGCGCCGATGAACTGCCGGTGAGGACGCACGTCGTCGTGTATTGCCGCGGTGAGCTGTGCGGAATGGCCCGCGACGCCGCCGACCTCCTCCGGCAGCGGGGACTGAGCGCGGCCGCGTTGGACGAGGGCATCCTCGAATGGCGGGCCTCGGGCATCGAACTCGCCGGGACCGCCGGAGACGCCTCGTGA
- a CDS encoding amino acid deaminase/aldolase, whose translation MTAAIDRLTAATAHLDPPLAALDLATLHTNAADLVRRAAGTPVRVASKSVRCRAVLEVALGSGLTASGGFRGIMSYSLREAMWLAQRGAEDVLMGYPTADRAALAELGADRTLLDRITLMVDDIAQLDLIRSAVGSESVRPRVCLDVDASLRLGPAHLGVRRSPLREPGQVARLARLAADRGFAVVGVMFYEAQIAGLPDSSFAVRMVKKASAAELATRRGTVVDAVTEEVGKLEIVNSGGTGSLEVSSADSVVTEVTAGSGLYVPTLFDRYHSFTPRPALFFALPAVRKPTPRITTLFGGGYIASGPAGNTRVPAPVWPRGLKLLRNEGAGEVQTPVTGAAAAELAVGDRVWFRHAKAGELCERFTEVHLVDADGTATSTPTYRGEGKCFG comes from the coding sequence GTGACTGCTGCGATCGACCGACTCACCGCTGCCACGGCTCATCTCGATCCGCCGCTGGCGGCTCTGGACCTCGCCACACTGCACACCAATGCCGCCGACCTGGTGCGGCGTGCCGCCGGCACCCCGGTCCGGGTTGCCAGCAAGTCGGTGCGGTGCCGTGCGGTGCTCGAGGTGGCGCTCGGCTCCGGGCTCACCGCGTCCGGAGGGTTCCGCGGCATCATGTCCTACTCGCTGCGCGAGGCGATGTGGCTCGCGCAGCGAGGCGCCGAGGACGTGCTGATGGGTTATCCCACCGCCGATCGCGCGGCGCTGGCCGAACTCGGCGCCGACCGCACGCTCCTCGACCGCATCACCCTGATGGTCGACGACATCGCGCAACTGGACCTCATCCGGTCGGCGGTCGGATCCGAGAGCGTCCGGCCGCGGGTGTGTCTCGACGTCGACGCGTCGTTGCGCCTCGGCCCGGCCCATCTCGGGGTGCGCCGGTCGCCGCTGCGGGAACCGGGGCAGGTGGCACGGCTGGCTCGGCTGGCGGCCGACCGCGGCTTCGCCGTCGTCGGGGTGATGTTCTACGAGGCGCAGATCGCGGGCCTGCCCGACAGCAGTTTCGCCGTGCGCATGGTGAAGAAGGCGTCGGCCGCCGAACTCGCCACGCGCAGAGGCACAGTCGTGGACGCCGTCACCGAGGAAGTCGGGAAGCTCGAGATCGTCAACAGCGGCGGTACCGGCTCGCTCGAGGTCAGTTCGGCCGACTCGGTGGTCACCGAGGTCACCGCCGGATCGGGGCTGTACGTGCCGACGCTGTTCGACCGCTACCACTCGTTCACGCCGCGTCCGGCGCTGTTCTTCGCCCTGCCGGCGGTCCGCAAGCCGACGCCGAGGATCACGACGTTGTTCGGTGGCGGCTACATCGCGTCGGGTCCCGCCGGGAACACGCGCGTGCCGGCTCCGGTGTGGCCGCGCGGGTTGAAGCTGCTGCGCAACGAGGGCGCCGGCGAGGTCCAGACGCCCGTCACCGGCGCGGCGGCCGCCGAGTTGGCTGTGGGCGACCGGGTCTGGTTCCGCCACGCGAAGGCCGGCGAGCTGTGTGAGCGTTTCACCGAGGTGCACCTCGTCGACGCCGACGGCACGGCCACGTCCACACCCACCTACCGCGGCGAGGGCAAGTGCTTCGGGTGA
- a CDS encoding MFS transporter, which yields MTAQRALVTPDLAASQRRILAVLVAAQILSGAGLAAGITVGALLAQDMLGGTGLAGVPSALFTIGSAAAAVSVGRISQRFGRRPGLALGYGTGALGSVGVVAAAVADNVVLLLISLFVYGAGTATNLQARYAGADLAAPAHRGRAVSTVLVATTVGAVVGPNLVTVMGDFAEGLGIPALAGPFILAAIAYAAAGAVLWVMLRPDPLLLARAAAADTADHAAGPDIEPSAARTWNPSVVLGTTVMVVTQLVMVGVMTMTPIHMQHHGHGTGAAGLVIAIHVAAMYLPSPLSGRLADRFGPRVVAAAAAVTMLAAGVTAAAAPVHSVPALAVALALLGLGWNFGLISGTAIITDAVPLATRARTQGTVDLTIAIAGAGGGLSSGVMVAATSYGWLALLGAAISLLIVPALALHARRV from the coding sequence GTGACGGCGCAGCGGGCGCTCGTGACGCCGGACCTTGCCGCCAGTCAGCGCCGGATCCTCGCGGTCCTGGTCGCGGCGCAGATCCTCAGCGGTGCCGGCCTCGCCGCCGGGATCACCGTCGGCGCGCTGCTGGCCCAGGACATGTTGGGCGGCACCGGCCTCGCCGGTGTGCCGAGTGCCCTGTTCACGATCGGTTCCGCGGCCGCCGCGGTCTCCGTCGGCCGGATCTCGCAGCGCTTCGGCCGTCGACCCGGTCTCGCGCTCGGCTACGGCACCGGCGCGCTCGGCAGTGTGGGAGTGGTCGCGGCGGCGGTCGCCGACAATGTCGTGCTGTTGCTGATCTCGCTGTTCGTCTACGGCGCCGGAACGGCGACCAACCTGCAGGCGCGCTACGCCGGTGCCGACCTGGCCGCCCCGGCCCACCGGGGCCGCGCCGTGAGCACGGTGCTCGTGGCGACCACCGTCGGTGCGGTCGTCGGCCCGAACCTCGTCACGGTCATGGGTGATTTCGCCGAGGGGCTCGGAATCCCGGCACTCGCAGGACCGTTCATCCTGGCCGCAATCGCGTACGCGGCCGCCGGCGCGGTGCTGTGGGTGATGCTGCGCCCGGATCCGCTGTTGCTGGCGCGTGCGGCCGCCGCCGACACTGCGGACCACGCGGCCGGCCCTGACATCGAACCGTCCGCCGCGCGCACGTGGAATCCGTCCGTCGTGCTGGGCACGACCGTCATGGTCGTCACGCAGCTGGTCATGGTCGGTGTCATGACGATGACCCCGATCCACATGCAGCATCACGGGCACGGAACCGGGGCCGCAGGCCTGGTCATCGCGATCCATGTCGCCGCGATGTACCTGCCCTCGCCACTGTCGGGGAGGCTCGCGGACCGGTTCGGCCCGCGGGTCGTGGCCGCCGCGGCCGCGGTGACGATGCTGGCCGCGGGTGTCACGGCCGCCGCCGCTCCGGTGCACTCGGTGCCGGCGCTCGCGGTCGCGCTGGCGCTGCTCGGGCTGGGCTGGAACTTCGGGCTCATCAGCGGCACGGCGATCATCACCGATGCGGTCCCGCTGGCGACACGTGCCCGCACGCAGGGCACCGTCGATCTGACGATCGCGATCGCCGGCGCGGGCGGCGGACTGTCGTCCGGTGTCATGGTCGCGGCCACCAGTTACGGCTGGCTGGCGCTGCTCGGGGCGGCGATCTCGTTGCTCATCGTCCCCGCGCTCGCCCTGCACGCGCGCCGGGTCTGA
- a CDS encoding thiolase family protein: MRDAVIVEAVRTPIGKRKGSLADVHAVELSAHVLRSIAQRTGIDPAIVDDVYWGNVNSVGMQTGNIGRMAVLGAGWPESVPGLTVDRQCGSSQQTISMAAASVISGQADIIVAGGVEMMTAVPLGSSNVPGTGDSAGPARTRYAAQLEAPGFNGRFNQGVGAELIAQEWRISREQLDEYSVASHERAAAAQDAGAFEAEIAPVTLEDGTVFSADEGIRRGSTTEKLSQLKSPFLEGGVITAGSASQISDGAAAVLVMTSEKAKALGLTPLARIHTAVVAGDDPVKMLTGPIPATALALKKAGLSIDDIDAFEVNEAFGSVPLAWQLETGASMDKMNPLGGAIALGHPLGGSGARLAATLVHHLQRTGGRFGLQTMCEGGGTANATIYERI, from the coding sequence ATGCGTGACGCAGTGATCGTCGAGGCAGTTCGTACCCCCATCGGCAAGCGGAAGGGCTCGCTCGCGGACGTGCACGCGGTGGAGCTGTCCGCCCACGTCCTGCGCTCGATTGCCCAGCGCACCGGCATCGACCCGGCGATCGTCGACGACGTCTACTGGGGCAACGTCAACAGCGTCGGCATGCAGACCGGCAACATCGGCCGCATGGCCGTCCTCGGCGCCGGCTGGCCCGAGTCGGTGCCGGGCCTGACCGTCGACCGCCAGTGCGGTTCGTCGCAGCAGACCATCTCGATGGCGGCCGCGTCCGTCATCTCGGGCCAGGCCGACATCATCGTCGCCGGTGGCGTGGAGATGATGACCGCGGTGCCGCTCGGCTCCTCGAACGTTCCGGGCACCGGCGACTCCGCAGGTCCCGCCCGCACTCGCTACGCCGCCCAGCTCGAGGCACCCGGTTTCAACGGCCGCTTCAACCAGGGCGTCGGCGCCGAGCTCATCGCGCAGGAGTGGAGGATCTCCCGCGAGCAGCTCGACGAGTACTCGGTTGCCTCGCACGAGCGTGCCGCCGCCGCACAGGACGCCGGCGCGTTCGAGGCGGAGATCGCCCCGGTCACCCTCGAGGACGGCACCGTCTTCTCCGCCGACGAGGGCATCCGCCGCGGCTCCACCACCGAGAAGCTCAGCCAGCTCAAGTCCCCGTTCCTCGAGGGCGGCGTCATCACCGCCGGCAGCGCCTCGCAGATCTCCGACGGCGCGGCCGCCGTGCTGGTCATGACGTCCGAGAAGGCGAAGGCCCTGGGCCTGACCCCGCTCGCTCGCATCCACACCGCCGTCGTCGCCGGCGACGACCCGGTCAAGATGCTCACCGGCCCCATCCCGGCCACCGCGCTCGCGCTGAAGAAGGCCGGTCTGTCGATCGACGACATCGACGCGTTCGAGGTCAACGAGGCGTTCGGTTCGGTGCCGCTGGCGTGGCAGCTCGAGACCGGCGCGTCGATGGACAAGATGAACCCGCTCGGCGGCGCGATCGCGCTCGGCCACCCGCTCGGTGGCTCCGGTGCGCGTCTGGCCGCCACGCTGGTCCACCACCTGCAGCGCACCGGCGGCCGCTTCGGCCTGCAGACCATGTGTGAGGGTGGCGGCACCGCGAACGCCACCATCTACGAGCGCATCTAG